In Reinekea thalattae, a genomic segment contains:
- a CDS encoding biosynthetic peptidoglycan transglycosylase: MNSVLEKIDSRSKRAEYHWVRLADVNRDLLYAVVMSEDGLFFEHQGINWDALITAIGENIKRRQLSFGGSTISQQVAKNVFIRSSTKSLHRKLIEFFVTRELEAQLTKNEILELYLNVAEFGPDIYGVSHAAKYYFSKPVGQINAAEGAFLALMLPSPRKYHYSIFQNQNLVPRHQRKLKRVLSDMLYKEYISPSQYRRYLNWQYF; this comes from the coding sequence GTGAACAGCGTTTTGGAAAAAATAGACAGCCGATCTAAGCGAGCAGAATATCATTGGGTTCGCTTGGCCGATGTGAATCGTGATTTACTATACGCAGTGGTGATGAGTGAAGATGGCTTGTTCTTTGAACATCAGGGCATTAATTGGGACGCCCTAATTACTGCCATTGGTGAAAATATTAAACGTCGGCAACTTAGCTTTGGTGGTTCCACCATCAGTCAACAGGTTGCAAAAAATGTATTTATTCGTTCCAGTACAAAATCACTGCATCGTAAGCTTATTGAGTTCTTTGTAACCCGAGAGCTAGAAGCGCAATTGACGAAAAATGAAATATTAGAGTTATATTTAAATGTTGCTGAGTTTGGGCCAGATATCTATGGCGTGTCGCATGCCGCAAAATATTATTTCTCTAAGCCGGTGGGCCAGATTAACGCAGCAGAAGGGGCTTTTTTAGCTTTAATGCTGCCGTCGCCAAGAAAGTATCATTACAGTATTTTTCAGAATCAAAACCTGGTGCCGCGACATCAGCGCAAGTTGAAGCGAGTGTTGTCTGACATGCTGTATAAAGAATACATCAGTCCAAGTCAGTACCGTCGTTATCTCAATTGGCAATATTTTTAA